The following are from one region of the Halarcobacter sp. genome:
- a CDS encoding molybdopterin-dependent oxidoreductase, translating to MNLNNTLACPLDCFDTCEAVLSNGKIKGNKEHPTTKSKLCVNFANLLKEDFLEDAYISNEKVSLDKALQEFTSKLKEMNPEDTLYYKGAGNLGVMQNSPKVFFNNFGSILTKGSLCEGAGEEGINLGRGKNVNPPIEKLINSDVIIVWGRNYSITSPHMYELTKDKIFITIDPVSTPIAKKSELHLQINPKTDHELALLLTRFAYMEDMEDKEFIEQSNGADWFFDLAKSRPLVSYEQTTGISLQEITKLFEIIKNKSVSILLGIGVQKYYEGVNITRAIDSFAGYIGLHNKNVGGVWYLSDSAYSYEGKFSVKGKKYVPLPEVDFSKYKLVFIQGANPVVSAPNTKRVIEGLKNTFVVFFGTTFNDTCEYADIIIPATNFKAKKDVRLSYGHEYKAISYDVEEKQKNSISEYEFSSYMNTQFGFKGLVDFEEAFDYYTNKEFVDDSKIEKFEFLEELEVENLYEQKDEDEYYLLFRKRKNNLNSQFKEDSFLYINPDCSFEENQEVIAKSSYGESTFIIKFDEDIKKGCIVLFAGNKKANYLTNHKSDELAFSAMFQEVLIRLELP from the coding sequence TTGAATTTAAATAACACACTTGCCTGTCCCCTTGACTGTTTTGATACTTGTGAAGCAGTATTAAGTAATGGGAAAATAAAAGGTAATAAAGAACATCCTACTACTAAATCAAAACTTTGTGTAAATTTTGCAAATTTATTAAAAGAGGATTTTTTAGAAGATGCTTATATATCAAATGAAAAGGTCTCTTTAGATAAGGCTTTACAAGAGTTTACTTCAAAATTAAAAGAGATGAACCCAGAGGATACTTTATACTATAAAGGTGCAGGAAACTTAGGAGTTATGCAAAACTCTCCAAAAGTATTTTTCAATAATTTTGGCTCTATTCTTACTAAAGGAAGTCTTTGTGAAGGTGCAGGAGAAGAGGGGATAAACTTAGGAAGAGGGAAAAATGTTAATCCTCCTATTGAAAAACTTATAAATTCTGATGTAATTATAGTTTGGGGACGAAATTATTCTATTACAAGTCCACATATGTATGAACTTACAAAAGATAAAATATTTATAACTATTGACCCAGTATCAACTCCTATTGCAAAAAAATCTGAACTACACCTTCAGATAAATCCAAAAACTGACCATGAGTTAGCTTTATTATTAACAAGGTTTGCATATATGGAAGATATGGAAGACAAAGAGTTTATAGAGCAATCAAATGGAGCTGATTGGTTTTTTGATTTAGCTAAAAGTAGACCTTTAGTCTCATATGAACAAACAACAGGAATATCTCTTCAAGAGATTACAAAACTTTTTGAAATAATCAAAAATAAGTCTGTCTCAATACTGTTAGGTATAGGAGTACAGAAGTACTATGAGGGTGTAAATATTACAAGAGCGATAGATTCTTTTGCTGGATATATTGGTTTACACAATAAAAATGTAGGTGGAGTTTGGTATTTAAGTGACTCAGCCTACTCATATGAGGGAAAATTTAGTGTAAAAGGGAAAAAATATGTTCCTTTACCAGAAGTTGATTTTTCAAAATATAAATTAGTATTTATACAAGGTGCAAATCCAGTTGTAAGTGCACCTAATACAAAAAGAGTTATAGAAGGTTTAAAAAACACTTTTGTTGTATTTTTTGGTACAACATTTAATGATACTTGTGAATATGCAGATATTATAATCCCAGCTACTAATTTTAAAGCAAAAAAAGATGTAAGACTTTCATATGGACATGAGTACAAAGCTATATCTTATGATGTAGAAGAGAAACAAAAAAATAGTATAAGTGAGTATGAATTTTCATCTTATATGAATACACAATTTGGTTTTAAAGGTTTAGTTGATTTTGAGGAAGCTTTTGATTATTATACAAATAAAGAGTTTGTTGATGACTCAAAAATAGAAAAATTTGAGTTCTTAGAAGAGCTTGAAGTTGAAAATCTTTATGAGCAAAAAGATGAAGATGAGTATTATCTTCTTTTTAGAAAAAGAAAAAACAATTTAAACTCACAATTTAAAGAAGACAGCTTTTTATATATAAATCCAGATTGTAGTTTTGAAGAGAATCAAGAAGTAATAGCAAAATCTTCATATGGAGAAAGTACCTTTATAATAAAATTTGATGAAGATATAAAAAAAGGTTGCATTGTACTTTTTGCAGGAAATAAAAAAGCAAACTATTTAACAAATCATAAAAGTGATGAATTAGCTTTTTCTGCTATGTTTCAAGAGGTATTAATAAGACTTGAACTACCGTGA
- a CDS encoding HlyD family efflux transporter periplasmic adaptor subunit yields MRYLLIVIAVVSFSFANEFYAKLEPIESYEIKASVSGKIIFSNKNIEGKKSNNSKIIEIDSYVDRIDLEQSLKKLEAMNEMIELQNTNYERLMKIKSKSGYEKDNQKINVVNLQINKADILINIANLRDSIKNKKLIEKNYYIYNIAVNEGDYVTPGTLLYEAKDLSKGKLEIYVPILDIESIKNKDIYLDGEKTDLKISKIYDVADSKHISSYKVEIIVTNPKQFSRLIKIEFK; encoded by the coding sequence ATGAGATATTTGTTGATTGTTATAGCTGTAGTTTCTTTTTCATTTGCAAATGAATTTTATGCTAAATTAGAGCCAATAGAGAGTTATGAGATAAAAGCTTCAGTTAGTGGTAAGATAATATTTTCAAATAAAAATATTGAGGGTAAAAAGTCAAATAATTCAAAAATTATTGAGATAGATTCTTATGTAGATAGAATTGATTTAGAACAATCATTAAAAAAATTAGAAGCAATGAATGAGATGATTGAACTTCAAAATACAAATTATGAAAGATTGATGAAGATTAAATCTAAATCAGGTTATGAAAAAGATAATCAAAAAATCAATGTAGTAAATCTACAAATCAATAAAGCAGATATTTTAATAAATATTGCAAATTTAAGAGATAGTATCAAAAATAAAAAACTAATTGAAAAAAATTATTATATTTATAATATAGCAGTAAATGAAGGAGATTATGTAACTCCTGGAACACTGCTTTATGAAGCAAAAGATTTAAGTAAAGGTAAACTTGAAATATATGTTCCAATTTTAGATATAGAGTCTATAAAAAACAAAGATATATATTTAGATGGTGAAAAAACAGATTTAAAGATTAGTAAAATATATGATGTGGCAGATTCAAAACATATCTCATCTTACAAAGTTGAGATTATAGTTACTAATCCTAAACAATTTTCTAGGTTAATTAAAATTGAATTTAAATAA
- a CDS encoding BatD family protein yields the protein MKLVKYIIFFLILNLSVFADVVLKAPDSFVKGEPYYFDIEVTGSSIEFPKIEKIDNYIVENQGTSKSLQIINGDYNEKLSKRFKIIPSADFTIPKFKFIIDDKEVYTSEKVVKQTIVHKTNSTDFDLTLIPSKDNLYVGEDLVVKLVFKYKRDLQITNLGFEKPHFENFWYKRIENKNDRYEQNGYIVQELEFLLFPQKSGELNVGPLRVDAQLMQSNSSTPFGFFSSVPKVQKVYSNELKFDVKKLPQDISLIGDFDINANANKTEIKQGESVSLKLEIKGIGNFDDIQDIKLDIPNATIYDNKPDIKTTYSNLGYEGTYTKVFSIIPENSITIPSIKLKYFDKKDKKIVEKSTKEFNIKVDKTEEKQKVVLEKPKETKEVAKEKIVIKEKISTEDKAKYFIFGIIATLLILGLYKLVTLQSKEKVSKETPLNKLVKSSKDKNELIKVLIPYLKIDSTLDKLIFECESEKEFKVLKKEILTRIREIKL from the coding sequence ATGAAACTAGTTAAGTATATTATATTTTTTTTAATTTTAAATTTAAGTGTGTTTGCAGATGTTGTTTTAAAAGCACCAGATAGTTTTGTAAAGGGTGAACCCTATTATTTTGATATAGAAGTTACAGGAAGTTCTATTGAGTTTCCTAAAATAGAAAAAATAGATAATTATATTGTAGAAAATCAAGGTACCTCAAAATCTTTACAGATTATAAATGGTGATTACAACGAAAAATTAAGTAAAAGATTTAAAATTATCCCTTCTGCTGATTTTACAATTCCAAAATTTAAATTTATAATTGATGATAAAGAGGTTTATACATCTGAAAAAGTTGTCAAACAAACAATAGTACATAAAACAAACTCTACAGATTTTGATTTGACATTAATTCCTTCTAAAGATAATTTATATGTTGGCGAGGATTTAGTTGTCAAATTAGTATTTAAATATAAAAGAGATTTGCAAATTACTAATTTAGGTTTTGAAAAACCACACTTTGAAAATTTCTGGTATAAAAGAATAGAAAATAAAAATGATAGATATGAACAAAATGGATATATTGTTCAAGAATTAGAGTTTTTACTTTTTCCTCAAAAAAGTGGTGAATTAAATGTTGGCCCTTTAAGAGTTGATGCTCAATTGATGCAATCAAATAGTTCAACACCATTTGGATTTTTTTCATCTGTACCAAAGGTTCAAAAAGTTTATTCAAATGAATTGAAATTTGATGTAAAAAAACTTCCTCAAGATATATCACTTATAGGTGATTTTGATATAAATGCAAATGCTAATAAAACTGAAATTAAACAAGGTGAATCAGTATCTTTAAAATTAGAGATAAAAGGGATAGGGAATTTTGATGATATCCAAGATATAAAATTAGATATACCAAATGCAACTATTTATGATAATAAACCTGATATAAAAACAACATATTCAAATTTAGGATATGAAGGAACATATACTAAAGTTTTTTCTATTATTCCTGAAAACTCAATTACAATTCCAAGTATAAAATTAAAATATTTTGATAAAAAAGATAAAAAAATAGTTGAGAAGAGTACAAAAGAGTTTAATATAAAAGTTGATAAAACTGAAGAAAAACAAAAAGTTGTACTGGAAAAACCAAAAGAGACTAAAGAAGTTGCGAAAGAAAAAATTGTAATAAAAGAAAAAATATCTACAGAAGATAAAGCTAAATATTTTATCTTTGGTATAATAGCTACACTATTAATTTTGGGTTTATATAAACTTGTTACACTTCAAAGCAAAGAAAAAGTATCAAAAGAAACACCTTTAAATAAACTTGTTAAAAGCTCAAAAGATAAAAATGAGTTAATAAAAGTTTTAATTCCATATTTAAAAATTGATTCTACTTTAGATAAATTGATTTTTGAATGTGAAAGTGAAAAAGAGTTTAAGGTACTTAAAAAAGAGATTCTTACTAGAATCAGAGAGATTAAATTATAA
- the flhA gene encoding flagellar biosynthesis protein FlhA — MNLKKFLSKDLFVVALFVAILTIIIIPLPKGALDFFLVISLSLSLLILLISLYIQRPSDLTTFPTIILILALFRLSLNIATTRSILSEGHNGPEAVSSIISAFGDFVVGGNMVIGIIVFIILVLINFMVVTKGATRVAEVTARFTLDSMPGKQMAIDADLNAGFIDDKQAQIRRKELISDANFYGAMDGSSKFVKGDAVAGIIITLVNLVGGLLIGLFQHDMTVAQSGEIYTILTIGDGLVAQIPALILSTATAIIITRSNMDEDKFANQSVAQLVKDSKSLVLVGIGMILFGFIPGFPTGILVIMGTLMVFIGYTINMIESGKDNALTKLFTPKKEVKDKIEPTGDLKDFKDKKKKSVPDEKNVIEGIMKLEVLELKLGIRLLQLVQGDSELLDKIRGIRKTIASELGFVIPQIRISDDTTLAPNEYQLYLKRIPIATGRVEINKLLAMGGVPNEKLKGLRVKEPVFNLDATWIEEKQKEEALMKGFTVVDAPTIISTHLSELIKKYSEDIITRQDIVDIVEGLKKDFPIVVEEAMKVTSYGSLLKVCRDLLHEKIPIVDMLTIIEAIADIAEFTKAPDILLEHVRSKLYRLITERFKDTDGTLHIITIKPDIEQQFIGKLQEQHGVSQLMLSIAEINNLVTKTKELLEEIESKGYSKVAMVVDPLLRKRVSEIYEKFGLQIAVLSHAELDSKANFAIEGTLAF; from the coding sequence ATGAATTTAAAAAAATTTTTATCAAAAGACTTATTTGTAGTTGCTCTATTTGTAGCTATTTTAACAATTATTATTATCCCTTTACCAAAGGGTGCCTTAGACTTTTTTTTAGTTATATCTTTATCTTTATCCCTTTTAATATTATTAATATCTTTATATATTCAAAGACCTTCAGATTTAACAACATTTCCAACAATTATATTAATCCTAGCTCTATTTAGGCTTTCTTTAAATATTGCTACAACTAGATCTATTTTAAGTGAAGGTCATAATGGACCTGAAGCAGTTAGTTCCATTATTTCCGCCTTTGGAGATTTTGTAGTTGGTGGTAATATGGTTATTGGTATTATTGTATTTATTATTTTAGTACTGATTAATTTTATGGTTGTAACTAAAGGTGCAACAAGGGTTGCGGAAGTTACTGCAAGATTTACACTAGATTCAATGCCAGGTAAACAAATGGCAATTGATGCAGATTTAAATGCAGGTTTTATAGATGATAAACAAGCCCAAATTAGAAGAAAAGAGTTAATCTCAGATGCAAATTTTTATGGAGCAATGGATGGGTCTTCAAAGTTTGTAAAAGGTGATGCAGTTGCTGGTATTATTATCACTTTAGTTAATTTAGTTGGTGGACTTTTAATTGGTCTATTTCAACATGATATGACAGTAGCTCAAAGTGGTGAAATATATACAATCTTAACAATTGGGGATGGTTTAGTAGCACAAATTCCAGCACTGATTTTATCAACGGCAACTGCAATTATAATCACTAGATCTAATATGGATGAAGATAAGTTTGCAAATCAATCTGTTGCTCAATTAGTAAAAGATTCTAAGTCATTAGTTTTAGTTGGTATTGGAATGATATTATTTGGTTTTATACCAGGATTCCCTACTGGAATATTAGTGATAATGGGTACATTAATGGTATTTATTGGATACACAATTAATATGATTGAGAGTGGTAAAGATAATGCTCTTACAAAACTATTTACTCCTAAAAAAGAGGTAAAAGATAAAATTGAACCAACTGGTGATTTAAAAGATTTTAAAGATAAAAAGAAAAAATCTGTTCCTGATGAAAAAAATGTTATAGAAGGGATTATGAAGCTAGAGGTTTTAGAATTAAAACTTGGAATTAGATTATTACAGCTAGTTCAAGGGGATTCTGAACTTTTAGACAAAATTAGGGGTATTAGAAAAACAATTGCAAGTGAGTTAGGGTTTGTAATACCGCAAATTAGAATTTCAGATGATACTACATTGGCTCCAAATGAATATCAACTTTATTTAAAAAGAATTCCTATTGCAACAGGAAGAGTAGAGATAAATAAACTACTTGCTATGGGTGGTGTACCAAATGAAAAATTAAAAGGTTTAAGAGTTAAAGAGCCTGTATTTAATCTTGACGCAACATGGATTGAGGAAAAACAAAAAGAGGAAGCCTTAATGAAAGGTTTTACTGTAGTTGATGCTCCTACAATTATATCAACACATTTATCTGAATTAATAAAAAAATATTCTGAAGATATTATCACAAGACAAGATATTGTAGATATTGTAGAGGGATTAAAAAAAGATTTCCCTATTGTTGTTGAAGAGGCTATGAAAGTGACTTCTTATGGCTCATTATTAAAAGTATGTAGAGATCTTTTACATGAAAAAATACCTATTGTGGATATGTTAACAATAATTGAAGCAATAGCTGATATAGCTGAATTTACAAAGGCTCCAGATATTTTACTTGAACATGTAAGAAGTAAGTTATATAGACTTATTACAGAAAGATTTAAAGATACGGATGGAACTTTACATATTATTACAATTAAACCTGATATTGAGCAACAATTTATAGGAAAACTGCAAGAGCAACATGGGGTATCACAACTTATGCTTTCAATTGCAGAGATTAATAATTTAGTTACTAAAACAAAAGAGCTTCTTGAAGAGATTGAGTCTAAAGGATATAGTAAAGTTGCTATGGTTGTAGATCCACTTCTAAGAAAAAGAGTTTCAGAAATTTATGAAAAATTTGGATTACAAATAGCAGTATTGTCCCATGCAGAGCTTGATTCTAAAGCAAATTTCGCTATCGAAGGAACATTGGCATTTTGA
- the fliI gene encoding flagellar protein export ATPase FliI translates to MDIDSIINSIDSANLSIPFGRIVNISSTTIKAKGIEVAVGDIVKIESQAHLYTVLGMVASIESGYFTIVPFSFIDGFRIQDKVYLQKEGLSVKAGYGLLGRVVNALGEPIDDKGKIKDLEESSAINKISMPALERGIIDERFSTGVKAIDSMLTSGKGQKVGIFAGSGVGKSTLMGMIVKGCEAQIKVVALIGERGREIPEFIHYNLHDNLENTIIVAATSDESALMRKYGAFTAMAIAEFFRDKGHDVLLMMDSVTRFAMAQREIGLSTGEPPVSRGYPPSVFALLPQLMERAGNNAKGSITAFFTVLVDGDDMNDPIADQSRSILDGHIVLTRDLTEQGFYPPINLLKSASRVMDKVVSDDHYNDFLKLKRILSLIKENEVLVRVGAYKPGMDAELDDALARKEKIREFLTQSMKEQYNFNEIVAKFKEVFK, encoded by the coding sequence ATGGATATAGACTCTATAATAAATAGTATTGATTCAGCTAACTTGTCTATCCCTTTTGGAAGAATTGTTAATATCTCTTCAACAACTATAAAAGCAAAAGGTATTGAAGTTGCTGTAGGTGATATCGTAAAAATTGAATCCCAAGCTCATTTATATACTGTATTAGGTATGGTAGCTTCCATCGAATCAGGATACTTTACTATTGTTCCTTTCTCTTTTATTGATGGATTTAGAATTCAAGATAAAGTATATTTACAAAAAGAGGGCTTATCTGTAAAAGCTGGATACGGTCTTTTAGGTAGAGTGGTAAATGCTCTTGGGGAACCAATTGATGATAAGGGTAAGATAAAAGATTTAGAAGAAAGTTCAGCTATAAATAAAATATCAATGCCAGCACTTGAAAGAGGAATTATTGATGAGAGATTTTCAACAGGTGTAAAAGCTATTGATTCTATGCTTACTTCTGGAAAAGGTCAAAAAGTTGGTATCTTTGCAGGTTCTGGTGTTGGTAAGTCAACTTTAATGGGGATGATTGTTAAAGGTTGTGAAGCACAAATAAAAGTTGTTGCATTAATTGGTGAAAGAGGGCGTGAAATTCCTGAGTTTATCCATTACAATCTCCATGATAATCTTGAAAATACAATTATTGTTGCAGCAACTTCTGATGAATCAGCTCTAATGAGAAAGTACGGGGCTTTTACAGCAATGGCTATTGCAGAATTCTTTAGAGATAAAGGTCATGATGTACTTTTAATGATGGATTCTGTTACAAGATTTGCAATGGCTCAAAGGGAGATTGGATTAAGTACCGGTGAACCGCCTGTTAGTCGTGGTTATCCACCATCTGTTTTTGCACTTTTACCTCAATTAATGGAAAGAGCAGGTAATAATGCAAAAGGTTCAATTACAGCATTTTTTACAGTTTTAGTTGATGGGGATGATATGAATGATCCTATTGCTGATCAAAGTAGATCTATTCTTGATGGACATATTGTTTTAACAAGGGATTTAACTGAGCAAGGATTTTACCCTCCAATTAATTTATTAAAGTCAGCTTCAAGGGTAATGGATAAAGTTGTTAGTGACGATCATTATAATGACTTTTTAAAGCTAAAAAGGATATTATCTCTCATTAAAGAGAATGAAGTTTTAGTAAGAGTTGGTGCATATAAACCAGGTATGGATGCTGAATTAGATGATGCCCTTGCAAGAAAAGAAAAAATAAGAGAATTCTTGACTCAAAGTATGAAAGAACAATACAACTTCAATGAGATAGTTGCAAAGTTTAAGGAGGTATTTAAGTGA
- the flhB gene encoding flagellar biosynthesis protein FlhB produces the protein MAGDEEEKTEEPTTKKIEDAKKEGNVPKSMEVTGAAILFFGSVYLLFFSGSAVNQIKKLMLFVYGFIGQDMTGNTFYSIGYTTVVTLVIALLPLFALVLILAFITNWSQFGFLVTPMKIDLQKLDPIKGMKSVFGLKKLLEALKLTLKLIIIITVMFLVFMFTYKAFLAMMNKEFNATLYTIIELTGYFLAAILLIIIIFAIIDFYFTRYYFFKSLRMSKQEIKDEFKNMEGDPQVKGRIRRIQMQMSMKRMMSDVPEADVVITNPTHYAIALKYDNQVDNAPKVVAKGIDFIALKIKDIARDNSIPIIENPSLARSIYSQIEIDQEIPNEFYKAMAEIFSYVYELKKK, from the coding sequence ATGGCTGGAGATGAAGAAGAAAAAACCGAAGAACCCACAACCAAGAAAATAGAAGATGCCAAAAAAGAGGGTAATGTACCTAAGTCAATGGAAGTTACAGGTGCAGCTATTTTATTTTTTGGATCAGTTTATTTATTGTTTTTTTCAGGTTCAGCAGTTAATCAAATTAAGAAGTTAATGTTATTTGTTTATGGCTTTATTGGTCAGGATATGACAGGCAATACTTTTTATTCTATAGGCTATACTACAGTTGTTACTTTAGTTATAGCATTATTGCCCTTATTTGCATTAGTTCTTATTCTAGCTTTTATAACAAATTGGAGTCAGTTTGGATTTCTTGTTACTCCTATGAAAATAGATTTACAAAAATTAGATCCAATTAAGGGAATGAAAAGTGTTTTTGGTTTAAAAAAGCTTCTTGAAGCTTTAAAATTAACTTTAAAACTAATAATTATTATAACAGTAATGTTTTTAGTATTTATGTTTACATATAAAGCCTTTTTAGCCATGATGAATAAAGAGTTTAATGCGACTTTATATACTATTATTGAACTTACAGGATATTTTTTAGCTGCTATACTTTTAATTATAATAATTTTTGCTATAATTGATTTTTATTTTACAAGATATTATTTCTTTAAATCTCTTCGTATGAGTAAACAAGAGATAAAAGATGAGTTTAAAAATATGGAAGGGGATCCTCAGGTAAAGGGTCGAATTCGTAGAATTCAAATGCAAATGTCAATGAAAAGGATGATGTCAGATGTACCTGAAGCTGATGTTGTAATTACAAATCCAACTCATTATGCTATAGCTTTGAAATATGATAACCAAGTTGATAATGCTCCAAAAGTTGTGGCTAAAGGTATAGATTTTATTGCATTAAAAATAAAAGATATTGCTAGAGATAATAGTATCCCTATAATTGAAAATCCGTCTCTTGCAAGGTCAATATATTCTCAAATTGAGATTGATCAAGAGATACCAAATGAGTTTTATAAAGCAATGGCAGAAATATTCTCATATGTATATGAATTAAAAAAGAAATAA
- a CDS encoding flagellar biosynthetic protein FliR: MQELISLLNEETLYSFLLLLARIVAFVVFIPIFNHTSISSTVRISTAFYITIFLYPLVEIKGDFTEDSFILALISEVTLGLIASLFLNIAFNAVRIIGDFIGYATALSMATMFDPATGSNEGLISRLLYWIALMVFFETGMYEMTIVILSKSFAMVHLGTFNIFSYDGVQIAIDEINRMFAFAFAFALPLFFIGFIMDLYYGYGTKSMPAFSPFVITFQLKFALIFVFLILGMEVFTESFSNYLITKFQ; encoded by the coding sequence ATGCAAGAACTCATATCTTTACTTAATGAAGAAACTCTTTATTCTTTTTTGTTACTTCTTGCTAGAATTGTAGCTTTTGTTGTATTTATACCTATTTTTAATCATACTTCAATTAGTTCAACAGTAAGAATATCTACTGCATTTTACATTACAATATTTCTTTATCCTTTAGTTGAGATAAAAGGTGATTTCACAGAAGACAGTTTTATTTTAGCATTAATAAGTGAGGTTACTTTAGGTTTAATTGCTTCATTGTTTTTAAATATTGCTTTTAATGCTGTTAGAATTATTGGAGATTTTATTGGTTATGCAACTGCTTTATCTATGGCTACAATGTTTGATCCAGCAACGGGTTCAAATGAAGGATTGATTAGTAGACTTTTATATTGGATTGCTTTAATGGTTTTTTTTGAAACAGGGATGTATGAAATGACTATTGTGATTTTATCAAAAAGTTTTGCTATGGTACATCTAGGAACATTTAATATTTTTTCTTATGATGGAGTACAGATTGCAATTGATGAAATAAATAGAATGTTTGCTTTTGCCTTTGCTTTTGCCTTACCTTTATTTTTTATAGGCTTCATTATGGATTTATATTATGGGTATGGTACAAAATCAATGCCAGCATTTTCACCTTTTGTAATTACTTTTCAGCTAAAATTTGCATTAATATTTGTATTTTTGATTTTAGGGATGGAAGTATTTACTGAAAGTTTTTCAAATTATTTAATTACAAAATTTCAATAA